Genomic window (Candidatus Angelobacter sp.):
GGCGTCACCCTTTCCCGGGGCCACGGAAAAGCTCCTGTGGCGACGGGACGAATCGGGCGGCAACTGGTATTATTCCGACCGGACCAAAACTGAAGGCTGGCTTTGTCCGGCCCTCTTCAGGTATTTTACCGCTGCTCCCAGAGAGATTTATGCGCGGGCAGAGCCAAAATAAATCGCACTTTCTCCGGAGGCCCGACTGCTTCCTCGGTGCGGGCGTGAACCGGCGGCAGATGCTGAAAAAGTTCGCCAGCGGCTTCGGCATGTTGGGTCTCGCCGGTTTGCTGGCCGAGGATTTTCTTGGCCGCGCCCTGGCCGGCGCGACGGCGAGCCCGCTCGCAGTCCATCCACCCCCGTTCCCCGCGAAGGCCAAACGGGTGATTTTCCTGTTCATGTCGGGCGGACCGTCGCACGTGGACACGTTCGATCCCAAACCGCGACTGGCACGGGACAATGGCAAGCCGGTGCCATTCGAGAAGCCGAAACTCGAGCGCACGAAGACCGGAAACATCTTCGCATCACCGTACTCGTTTCAGAAACATGGCACGTCGGGGACCGAGATCAGCGAACTGTTTCCAAATCTCGTCACCTGCGTGGATGACATGTGCGTCATCCGCTCGATGGTGGCCGACAACATCAATCATAACGGCGCGTGTCTGCAGATGAACACCGGGGAGCAGGCGTTCTCGCGTCCCAGCCTTGGCTCGTGGCTGCTCTATGGACTCGGCAGCGAGAACCAGGACCTTCCCGGTTTCATCGTCATCAGCCCGTCACAACCGGCTCAGGGCGCGCCGCTCTGGAGTTCGAGCTTTCTGCCCGCCGCCTATCAGGGAACGCTGGTTTCCGATTTGAAGAATCCGATTCCGAACCTGGCGAACCCCCGTTTTTCCACCGGCCAGCAACGCGGCCAGCTCGATCTGCTCAAACAGCTCAATGTTCTGCACGAGCAGCAACGCGAGGAAGACAGCCGTCTGAGTGCGCGGATCGAATCCTTTGAACTGGCGTTCCGGATGCAGACGGAGGCCCCGGAGGCGTTCGATGTGGAACGCGAATCGCCCGAGACGCGAAAACTCTACGGCATCGGCGAGGACGTGACCGACATTTTCGGCAAGCAATGCCTCATGGCGCGCCGGCTGACCGAGCGCGGCGTTCGCATGGTGCAGGTTTATCACACGCAAACGGCGAAACGGAACAGCTGTCAGCTTTGGGACCAGCACAGCGAACTTCGCAAGGAACTGCCGAACAACTGCGCCGCGGTGGACAAGCCCATCGCCGGCCTGTTGAAGGACCTGAAAGCCCGCGGTCTGCTCGACGAGACACTGGTGATCTGGGGCGGCGAATTCGGCCGCACCCCGACGGCCGAGGGAACGAACGGTCGTGAGCATCATCCGTTCGGGTTCACCATGTGGCTTGCGGGCGGCGGTGTGAAAGGCGGCATCGTGCATGGCGCGACCGATGAGTTCGGCTGGCACGCCGTTCAGAACAAGGTCCACGTCCATGACCTGCACGCCACGATCCTTCACCTGATGGGCATCAACCACGAGAAATTGACCTACCGTTACAGCGGTCGCGATTATCGGCTCACCG
Coding sequences:
- a CDS encoding DUF6717 family protein codes for the protein ASPFPGATEKLLWRRDESGGNWYYSDRTKTEGWLCPALFRYFTAAPREIYARAEPK
- a CDS encoding DUF1501 domain-containing protein, encoding MLKKFASGFGMLGLAGLLAEDFLGRALAGATASPLAVHPPPFPAKAKRVIFLFMSGGPSHVDTFDPKPRLARDNGKPVPFEKPKLERTKTGNIFASPYSFQKHGTSGTEISELFPNLVTCVDDMCVIRSMVADNINHNGACLQMNTGEQAFSRPSLGSWLLYGLGSENQDLPGFIVISPSQPAQGAPLWSSSFLPAAYQGTLVSDLKNPIPNLANPRFSTGQQRGQLDLLKQLNVLHEQQREEDSRLSARIESFELAFRMQTEAPEAFDVERESPETRKLYGIGEDVTDIFGKQCLMARRLTERGVRMVQVYHTQTAKRNSCQLWDQHSELRKELPNNCAAVDKPIAGLLKDLKARGLLDETLVIWGGEFGRTPTAEGTNGREHHPFGFTMWLAGGGVKGGIVHGATDEFGWHAVQNKVHVHDLHATILHLMGINHEKLTYRYSGRDYRLTDVFGNVVKEILV